The following are encoded together in the Daphnia magna isolate NIES linkage group LG8, ASM2063170v1.1, whole genome shotgun sequence genome:
- the LOC116928800 gene encoding zinc finger CCCH domain-containing protein 15 homolog: MGPKTNSGASKAKVENKKKEKIIEDKTFGLKNKKGGKNQKFIAQVQQQVKHGGSAAAKKLEDEKRLQKEKKEAELKAQKEMQDLFKPVQPVQKVEKGADPKSILCAFFKQGTCGKGDRCKFSHDLEIERKAEKRSLYCDVRDEEKEGTNEDWDEEKLKDVIEKKHAEADKKKTKTDIICKHFLDAVEKNKYGWFWQCPSGESCIYRHALPPGFVLKKDKKKEDKKEEISLEDLVEKERAALGPKQTKVTLETFLAWKKRKLREREESSNKENTRKQAAFKAGRSVGISGREMFTFNPDLARDDDMEDGDEAFDTANLPNEEEEGEVQYRELDLNALACVGTDVDGSGTVAPVAREYQLVDVEESTKNGNAESLDEAAASVPIDENLFADEDDLDDLEDELDELDVND, from the exons ATGGGGCCAAAAACGAATTCTGGCGCTAGCAAAGCGAAagttgaaaacaagaaaaaagaaaaaatcatcgAG GATAAAACATTTGGCTTGAAAAACaagaagggaggaaaaaatcaaaagttcATTGCCCAAGTGCAACAGCAGGTGAAACATGGAGGAAGTGCTGCAGCAAAAAAACTTGAAGATGAAAAGAGATTgcagaaggaaaagaaagaggcTGAATTGAAAGCACAAAAGGAAATGCAAGATCTCTTCAAGCCCGTGCAACCTGTACAAAAAGTGGAAAAAGGAGCTGACCCGAAATCCATTCTGTGTGCATTTTTCAAGCAAG GAACTTGTGGGAAAGGAGATCGCTGCAAGTTTTCTCATGATTTGGAAATTGAACGCAAAGCTGAAAAGAGGAGTTTGTATTGCGATGTCAGAGATGAAGAAAAGGAAGGTACAAATGAAGATTGGGATGAAGAGAAACTTAAAGATGTTATCGAAAAGAAGCACGCCGAAGCtgacaagaaaaaaacgaaaacagatATT ATCTGCAAACACTTCTTAGACGCCGTAGAGAAGAATAAATACGGCTGGTTCTGGCAGTGCCCTTCAGGCGAATCCTGCATTTACCGTCACGCGCTTCCTCCGGGATTCGTTTTGAAGAAG gacaagaaaaaagaagataagaaagaagaaatctCCTTAGAAGATTTAGTTGAAAAGGAACGTGCTGCTTTGGGACCTAAACAAACGAAAGTGACGCTCGAGACTTTCCTTGCTTGGAAGAAACGAAAATTACGCGAACGAGAAGAATCCAGCAACAAGGAAAACACTCGCAAGCAAGCAGCTTTCAAAGCCGGAAGATCTGTTGGT ATTTCCGGTCGCGAAATGTTTACCTTCAATCCCGACTTGGCTCGGGATGACGATATGGAGGATGGTGATGAAGCCTTCGATACGGCTAATCTTCCCAACGAGGAGGAAGAAGGCGAAGTG CAATATCGTGAGTTGGATCTGAACGCTCTTGCCTGCGTAGGCACTGACGTTGATGGTTCAGGCACAGTGGCCCCTGTCGCTCGAGAGTATCAACTAGTGGACGTTGAAGAGTCGACTAAAAATGGCAATGCTGAAAGCCTCGATGAAGCAGCGGCAAGTGTACCCATCGACGAAAACCTGTTTGCCGATGAAGATGATCTTGACGACCTTGAAGATGAATTGGACGAATTGGACGTCAACGACTAA
- the LOC116928786 gene encoding breast cancer anti-estrogen resistance protein 1 isoform X2 yields the protein MMFTHRQEQFAGNCVAKALYDNIAETPDELAFRKGDVLTVLEQNTSGLEGWWLCMLRGRQGICPANRLRLIARVYDTGGGGSGGVIGDFSNVSYPPASSPGLNSSGGSSSSSSSSSSSSSSSSSSSCSSSSSVGGGRIPPQQAKTGMLSAAVRAQKQKQLDAVDGFRAPKSVSSFGTRPGNVFVYPTPVQHPDASEDCYDMPRSLHQTLVRQESSNYQAPRSHRPLLSTQSSLPDAAMFADYDVPRPHNPISRMEPLRTPSVDSSCEYDVPRPAMETYDTPRLVAISNNGSRGGSSSISPPLLPLSSGNTTTTLGDEYDVPIAAGSAAVATRFQNRSGNNNLSDRSSGVSLFSSGSGSDGSSAISSANRSVSSESLSLSSAVGRISGRSSRSSIIDQQPQSFELYDVPISNQQVVKEVLPASQAIQEEVYDVPKPAAAVVPDDTLYDVPPPTATSITEDNSGLVYDVPPARTVAATQENNRTISHPTPSEQGGDTYDSPKPLSVDWTDKVSNATLPLPLDAALDTLGRLDTEVSSAITNLQSFCRAASGGDWAELQLRVLRLRASLQELCDFARGAIGNASQRIKNGLGDEGVTIRLIRLLRPLQDANTIVQKTSQSWTDLFTNRLATNNENEAELDQLLACCRNLGDDMRQVVMFIQSNGHLLFDKNKGQTEILNDDYDYVNLESKAKIDQENEEVKRTLPHEMKRVFDVLVAQSEDLPVLPSATNDKVSDNDRNVMEFYGSQAETYAVYLSNAIDAFIVTIERNQPPKVFVAYSKFVILNAHKLLCIGDTVHRNVVNAKLKVSVLERSNQLCQGLQTCVQSTKKAGREFPSVAAVQGMLDSILTVSKLAQNLKTCLVQPTILNGSK from the exons ATGATGTTTACCCATAGACAGGAGCAATTTGCAGGC AATTGCGTAGCCAAAGCCTTGTACGACAACATCGCCGAGACGCCCGACGAGCTGGCCTTTCGCAAAGGAGACGTCTTGACCGTATTGGAACAGAATACCAGTGGATTGGAAGGATGGTGGCTTTGCATGCTCAGAGGACGCCAG GGAATTTGCCCTGCCAACCGGCTGCGTCTAATAGCCAGAGTGTACGACACTGGCGGCGGAGGATCCGGAGGAGTCATTGGGGATTTCAGCAATGTTTCTTATCCGCCCGCATCATCACCTGGGCTGAACAGTAGTGGTGGAAGTAGTTCGAGTAGTAGCTCTAGTTCCAGCAGTAGCAGCTCATCAAGTTCCAGCAGCTGCAGTAGCTCGTCTAGTGTCGGCGGTGGAAGGATTCCGCCACAACAAGCCAAAACCGGAATGCTCAGCGCTGCAGTCCGAgcccaaaaacaaaagcaactGGACGCAGTCGATGGATTCCGCGCTCCGAag tcGGTGAGCTCCTTCGGTACACGTCCAGGCAATGTCTTTGTCTATCCAACGCCAGTTCAGCATCCAGATGCTTCAGAGGATTGCTACGATATGCCCAGATCTCTACATCAAACATTGGTCCGGCAAGAATCGTCCAACTACCAAGCGCCACGTTCACATCGCCCGTTGTTGTCTACACAATCGTCATTACCAGATGCAGCCATGTTTGCTGATTACGACGTTCCACGACCACACAACCCCATCAGTCGAATGGAGCCGCTTAGGACGCCATCAGTTGATAGCAG CTGCGAATACGATGTCCCTCGTCCGGCTATGGAGACTTACGATACGCCGCGATTGGTGGCAATCAGCAACAATGGCTCGCGTGGAGGGTCGTCATCCATCAGTCCCCCACTTTTGCCGTTATCATCGGGTAATACTACAACAACACTGGGAGATGAATACGACGTTCCCATCGCAGCTGGATCAGCAGCCGTAGCCACCCGTTTTCAAAATCGCAGTGGCAACAACAATCTGTCAGACAGGTCCAGCGGCGTATCGCTCTTCTCGTCTGGCAGCGGTTCCGACGGCTCTTCCGCCATTTCCAGTGCAAACCGATCCGTCAGCTCCGAGTCGCTATCGTTGTCCAGCGCAGTGGGCCGCATTTCTGGCCGGTCTAGCCGTTCCAGCATCATTGATCAACAGCCACAATCATTTGAACTCTATGACGTCCCAATTTCCAACCAACAGGTAGTCAAAGAAGTACTTCCAGCCAGTCAAGCCATCCAGGAAGAGGTTTACGACGTGCCGAAACCAGCGGCAGCCGTCGTGCCAGACGACACGCTTTACGACGTTCCACCACCAACAGCCACGTCCATCACGGAAGACAACAGCGGGCTCGTCTACGATGTTCCACCAGCTCGTACGGTGGCTGCAACCCAAGAAAACAACCGGACAATAAGTCACCCGACTCCTTCTGAACAAGGAGGTGATACTTATGATAGCCCGAAACCGTTATCAGTTGACTGGACGGATAAGGTGTCCAACGCTACCCTGCCGCTGCCATTAGACGCTGCGCTAGATACTTTGGGTAGGTTAGACACGGAAGTATCCAGTGCCATCACCAACTTGCAGAGCTTTTGTCGAGCGGCCTCTGGTGGTGACTGGGCTGAGCTACAGCTGCGTGTGCTCCGGCTGCGTGCCTCCCTCCAGGAATTGTGCGATTTTGCACGTGGGGCCATCGGAAATGCATCGCAACGAATCAAAAACGGACTTGGCGATGAAGGTGTCACTATCCGATTGATACGACTCCTACGGCCGCTTCAAGACGCCAATACCATCGTCCAGAAAACCTCACAGAGTTGGACGGATCTCTTTACCAACCGGCTGGCAACCAATAACGAAAACGAAGCAGAACTTGACCAGCTGTTGGCTTGCTGTCGAAATTTGGGAGATGATATGCGACAG GTCGTTATGTTCATTCAAAGCAATGGTCATCTTCtatttgataaaaataaaggacagactgaaattttaaatgatgaCTATGATTACGTCAATCTTGAATCGAAAGCAAAAATCGATCAGGAAAACGAAGAGGTTAAACGTACCTTACCACACGAAATGAAAAGGGTTTTCGATGTCTTGGTTGCCCAGTCCGAAGATTTACCTGTGTTGCCATCTGCGACAAACGACAAA gtCAGCGATAATGACCGGAACGTGATGGAATTCTATGGAAGTCAGGCCGAGACGTATGCTGTTTATCTGAGTAATGCCATCGATGCCTTTATCGTGACAATCGAGCGTAATCAGCCTCCAAAAGTGTTTGTGGCCTACTCCAAATTTGTCATCCTTAATGCCCATAAGCTGCTCTGCATCGGAGACACCGTTCACAGAAACGTGGTCAACGCCAAGCTGAAAGTCAGCGTTCTGGAACGATCCAACCAGCTCTGccaa GGATTACAAACGTGCGTTCAAAGCACAAAAAAGGCTGGCAGGGAGTTCCCAAGTGTTGCTGCCGTTCAAGGAATGCTTGACTCCATCTTGACCGTCTCCAAATTGGCGCAAAATCTTAAAACTTGTTTAGTTCAACCGACCATTCTAAATGGTTCAAAGTGA
- the LOC116928786 gene encoding breast cancer anti-estrogen resistance protein 1 isoform X1, with translation MSFIDGSVQTAIARGELSVSSIQEQPADWKGLNCVAKALYDNIAETPDELAFRKGDVLTVLEQNTSGLEGWWLCMLRGRQGICPANRLRLIARVYDTGGGGSGGVIGDFSNVSYPPASSPGLNSSGGSSSSSSSSSSSSSSSSSSSCSSSSSVGGGRIPPQQAKTGMLSAAVRAQKQKQLDAVDGFRAPKSVSSFGTRPGNVFVYPTPVQHPDASEDCYDMPRSLHQTLVRQESSNYQAPRSHRPLLSTQSSLPDAAMFADYDVPRPHNPISRMEPLRTPSVDSSCEYDVPRPAMETYDTPRLVAISNNGSRGGSSSISPPLLPLSSGNTTTTLGDEYDVPIAAGSAAVATRFQNRSGNNNLSDRSSGVSLFSSGSGSDGSSAISSANRSVSSESLSLSSAVGRISGRSSRSSIIDQQPQSFELYDVPISNQQVVKEVLPASQAIQEEVYDVPKPAAAVVPDDTLYDVPPPTATSITEDNSGLVYDVPPARTVAATQENNRTISHPTPSEQGGDTYDSPKPLSVDWTDKVSNATLPLPLDAALDTLGRLDTEVSSAITNLQSFCRAASGGDWAELQLRVLRLRASLQELCDFARGAIGNASQRIKNGLGDEGVTIRLIRLLRPLQDANTIVQKTSQSWTDLFTNRLATNNENEAELDQLLACCRNLGDDMRQVVMFIQSNGHLLFDKNKGQTEILNDDYDYVNLESKAKIDQENEEVKRTLPHEMKRVFDVLVAQSEDLPVLPSATNDKVSDNDRNVMEFYGSQAETYAVYLSNAIDAFIVTIERNQPPKVFVAYSKFVILNAHKLLCIGDTVHRNVVNAKLKVSVLERSNQLCQGLQTCVQSTKKAGREFPSVAAVQGMLDSILTVSKLAQNLKTCLVQPTILNGSK, from the exons AATTGCGTAGCCAAAGCCTTGTACGACAACATCGCCGAGACGCCCGACGAGCTGGCCTTTCGCAAAGGAGACGTCTTGACCGTATTGGAACAGAATACCAGTGGATTGGAAGGATGGTGGCTTTGCATGCTCAGAGGACGCCAG GGAATTTGCCCTGCCAACCGGCTGCGTCTAATAGCCAGAGTGTACGACACTGGCGGCGGAGGATCCGGAGGAGTCATTGGGGATTTCAGCAATGTTTCTTATCCGCCCGCATCATCACCTGGGCTGAACAGTAGTGGTGGAAGTAGTTCGAGTAGTAGCTCTAGTTCCAGCAGTAGCAGCTCATCAAGTTCCAGCAGCTGCAGTAGCTCGTCTAGTGTCGGCGGTGGAAGGATTCCGCCACAACAAGCCAAAACCGGAATGCTCAGCGCTGCAGTCCGAgcccaaaaacaaaagcaactGGACGCAGTCGATGGATTCCGCGCTCCGAag tcGGTGAGCTCCTTCGGTACACGTCCAGGCAATGTCTTTGTCTATCCAACGCCAGTTCAGCATCCAGATGCTTCAGAGGATTGCTACGATATGCCCAGATCTCTACATCAAACATTGGTCCGGCAAGAATCGTCCAACTACCAAGCGCCACGTTCACATCGCCCGTTGTTGTCTACACAATCGTCATTACCAGATGCAGCCATGTTTGCTGATTACGACGTTCCACGACCACACAACCCCATCAGTCGAATGGAGCCGCTTAGGACGCCATCAGTTGATAGCAG CTGCGAATACGATGTCCCTCGTCCGGCTATGGAGACTTACGATACGCCGCGATTGGTGGCAATCAGCAACAATGGCTCGCGTGGAGGGTCGTCATCCATCAGTCCCCCACTTTTGCCGTTATCATCGGGTAATACTACAACAACACTGGGAGATGAATACGACGTTCCCATCGCAGCTGGATCAGCAGCCGTAGCCACCCGTTTTCAAAATCGCAGTGGCAACAACAATCTGTCAGACAGGTCCAGCGGCGTATCGCTCTTCTCGTCTGGCAGCGGTTCCGACGGCTCTTCCGCCATTTCCAGTGCAAACCGATCCGTCAGCTCCGAGTCGCTATCGTTGTCCAGCGCAGTGGGCCGCATTTCTGGCCGGTCTAGCCGTTCCAGCATCATTGATCAACAGCCACAATCATTTGAACTCTATGACGTCCCAATTTCCAACCAACAGGTAGTCAAAGAAGTACTTCCAGCCAGTCAAGCCATCCAGGAAGAGGTTTACGACGTGCCGAAACCAGCGGCAGCCGTCGTGCCAGACGACACGCTTTACGACGTTCCACCACCAACAGCCACGTCCATCACGGAAGACAACAGCGGGCTCGTCTACGATGTTCCACCAGCTCGTACGGTGGCTGCAACCCAAGAAAACAACCGGACAATAAGTCACCCGACTCCTTCTGAACAAGGAGGTGATACTTATGATAGCCCGAAACCGTTATCAGTTGACTGGACGGATAAGGTGTCCAACGCTACCCTGCCGCTGCCATTAGACGCTGCGCTAGATACTTTGGGTAGGTTAGACACGGAAGTATCCAGTGCCATCACCAACTTGCAGAGCTTTTGTCGAGCGGCCTCTGGTGGTGACTGGGCTGAGCTACAGCTGCGTGTGCTCCGGCTGCGTGCCTCCCTCCAGGAATTGTGCGATTTTGCACGTGGGGCCATCGGAAATGCATCGCAACGAATCAAAAACGGACTTGGCGATGAAGGTGTCACTATCCGATTGATACGACTCCTACGGCCGCTTCAAGACGCCAATACCATCGTCCAGAAAACCTCACAGAGTTGGACGGATCTCTTTACCAACCGGCTGGCAACCAATAACGAAAACGAAGCAGAACTTGACCAGCTGTTGGCTTGCTGTCGAAATTTGGGAGATGATATGCGACAG GTCGTTATGTTCATTCAAAGCAATGGTCATCTTCtatttgataaaaataaaggacagactgaaattttaaatgatgaCTATGATTACGTCAATCTTGAATCGAAAGCAAAAATCGATCAGGAAAACGAAGAGGTTAAACGTACCTTACCACACGAAATGAAAAGGGTTTTCGATGTCTTGGTTGCCCAGTCCGAAGATTTACCTGTGTTGCCATCTGCGACAAACGACAAA gtCAGCGATAATGACCGGAACGTGATGGAATTCTATGGAAGTCAGGCCGAGACGTATGCTGTTTATCTGAGTAATGCCATCGATGCCTTTATCGTGACAATCGAGCGTAATCAGCCTCCAAAAGTGTTTGTGGCCTACTCCAAATTTGTCATCCTTAATGCCCATAAGCTGCTCTGCATCGGAGACACCGTTCACAGAAACGTGGTCAACGCCAAGCTGAAAGTCAGCGTTCTGGAACGATCCAACCAGCTCTGccaa GGATTACAAACGTGCGTTCAAAGCACAAAAAAGGCTGGCAGGGAGTTCCCAAGTGTTGCTGCCGTTCAAGGAATGCTTGACTCCATCTTGACCGTCTCCAAATTGGCGCAAAATCTTAAAACTTGTTTAGTTCAACCGACCATTCTAAATGGTTCAAAGTGA